Part of the Salvelinus fontinalis isolate EN_2023a chromosome 1, ASM2944872v1, whole genome shotgun sequence genome is shown below.
acaaacagaaaacacagaatGTCAGTTTTACAACTAACCATTGAGCAACATACAGTCATCTACATAAGTGTGAAATGTGGGGATATGTAGAAATACACTATATACTATATAAATACACTATATAAATACAATATATATCAACACAatcgtatgtggacacccctcccttcaaattagtggatttggccatttcagtcacacccgttgctgagaGGTGTATAAAATGCTAGAGATGTTAtgggaagtggaaacgtctaggagcaacaacggctcagccgcgaagtgttaggccacacaagctcacagaacgagaccgccgagtgctgaagcacgagGTGCGTAAAAATcgtttgtcctcggttgcaacactcactaccgagttccaaatcgcctctagaagcaacgttagcacaacaactgttcatcgggagcttaatgaaatgggtttccatggccgagtagacgcacacaagcctaagatccccatgcacaatgccaaacgtcggcttgagtggtgtaaagctcaccactattggactctggagctgtctaaacatgttctctggagtgatgaatcacactgcaccatctggcagtctggtggacgaatctgggtttggcggatgccaggagaacgctacctgccccaatacatagtgccaactgtacattttggtggaggaggaataatggtgtcggactgtttttcatggttcgggctaggccccttagttccagtgaagggaaatcttaatgacacagcatacaatgacattctagacaactctgtttttccaactttgtggcaactttgtggcaacagtttagggaaggccctttcctgtttcagcatgacaatgcccctttacacaaagcgaggtccatacagaaatggtttgtcgagatcagtgtggaagaacttgactggcctgcacagagccctgacttcaaccccatagaacagctttgggatgaattggaaagcagactgcgagccagacctaatcacccaacatccattgcccaacctcactaatgctcttgttgaaaagccttcccagaagagtggaggctgttatagcaggaaaTGGGGGGGACCAACTTAGATGTTCCACAAGTaggtgtccacgtacttttggtcatgtagtgtatgttctaTAGAATTTGACGCGCCtatgtgcaaacacacacacacacagttgaaataAGCAACAAGAAAATGTCAGGTTTTCTTAATAAAAATAATTCATTTCAGGACAACATATAAATACGTATTGAAACGCACAGTACAGATATTTGATATTAATAAATACttaacaaacaaaacaaagcTTTTCATACAATACCCTATTATTGACAGGTTACACAAAAATGTCTCACAACTTTTGCATGTTTTGTGTAACATTGGAATGTCCCTATGTATGTCAAGGAAAGTACCAGAGCAGCTTATTAAGTATTGTGCAGTATGTAGTGGTCTGAATGGGGTTCAGACCCATAACCAAAGAGCATGTACTGACAACTAATTACCcttgtattatattatattatattatgtgTATCATCTGCTTAAAGCGCAGATCTATATCTAGGCTGCCATAAGCCTAatcaacaaaatacattttttgcagGTGTCAGATAGGCATATTGAACAGATGTCAGATATGCATATTGAACAGATGTCAGATATGCATACTGAACAGATGTCAGATATGCATATTGAACAGATGTCAGATATGCATACTGAACAGATGTCAGATATGCATATTGAACAGATGTCAGATATGCATACTGAACAGATGTCAGATATGCATACTGAACAGATGTCAGATATGCATATTGAACAGATGTCAGATATGCATATTGAACAGACTTCAACGATGCCTTAGTTAAGAGGTCAAATCAATGCTTTGTAGACGATGGCACGTTTTTTGGCAGGAAGGAAATGTCAGTTCAAATATATAGGTTTAAAAGAAGAAAACACAGGAATGTCAGTTTTATATCAAACAAAGTAGTAGAGTGAGACATCGTGTGAGCACAGCAGGTTTCAGCAGAGCCCCTACGATAAAGAGGTACTATACTTCAGGCCAGGTTCTATGGGTGGTGAGGTATTTTACTGCAGGCttgtatttatatttattatggatcaccattagctgcagccaaagcagcagctactcttcctggggtccagccatGCCACAGCTACAAGGTATGAACCAAGCTAAGGGCTGTGTTGCTGTTTTTCCCCACAGGTGTTTGTTaacgttctccctccctcctctgaatGAGGTGTTGAGCTCTACGGGGATTTCTCCTGCCTTTATGTTCTCCTTCCTTACCTCCAAACACAAACTCCTTTCCTCACTGGCAATCCCCTTAGACGAGATCAACTGAACTCTGCTCTCATCTATAAGTAACTCATTAACTAGGAGTCTGTGTGAAGGTAATTGCCCAGCATTAACacatatagaacatactgtaacGTGGTACAACTCTCAGGGCAAGCGCTAACTTGGACTTCTACAGTAGAGATACAAAACGTGGTCAACAGCAAACAAGAACACAACAACATATGTACTGCCTGTAGACATCTATGTGGCAGTGGGAGAGGTTGAAAACAAGAACACAACAACATATGTACTGCCTGTAGACATCTATGTGGCAGTGGGAGAGGTTGAAAACAAGAACACAACAACATATGTACTGCCTGTAGACATCTATGTGGCAGTGGGAGAGGTTGAAAACAAGAACACAACAACATATGTACTGCCTGTAGACATCTATGTGGCAGTGGGAGAGGTTGAAAACAAGAACACAACAACATATGTACTGCCTGTAGACATCTATGTGGCAGTGGGAGAGGTTGAAAACAAGAACACAACAACATATGTACTGAGGTTGAATATTATTTAGTTTTAACTACTGTTTTTCTCTGTCATGTAACATAACCTCTACGTTTGACTTCTGTTCCAGTAGCACCATTCAGTACTTAAGGGTCCTGTCCAGTCACAATCGCTCAGATACTGTACATTAGCTGTCTAGGTAGGTACAGTTTTGACTGTACCTAATCCTGTTTAAACCACATTTCTACTGACCAAACTCTCATTTTGTTAGAGGTCGTGATGGCTTTGGCACAACTTTGCAGTTGTCAGAATTTTGGTCGATGAGGTTCTTAAACAAAAGCTGCAATTTATCACATTATTGTGTCGGTGACTGGCTGCTTGATAGATAATTGCTTGGCCGTACGTATTGCGCTTTTTTCAAGATACAATCAGTAGTCCAGCATGATACATACTGTACACGTTGTCCGTTGTCTGACACGTTTACCTCACCTTTCATCCTGTACACGTTGTCCGTTGTCTGACACGTTTACCTCACCTTTCATCCTGTACACGTTGTCCGTTGTCTGACACGTATACCTCACCTTTCATCCTGTACACGTTGTCCGTTGTCTGACACGTATACCTCACCTTTCATCCTGTACACGTGGGATAATAATTATTGCACTAAGAGGTATTCTGCCGGCCATTTCTACTGCCCCTGCTCTTTTCTCTTCGTGAGCACATGTTAAAACGGGCTTCTGGCCTTATGGTCACTAGTTTCAGAGATGCATTGACTAGCATGGTGGCACAACCATTTTAATCTTCCCCAAACCTTTGGGCTCACCCCATGTAGACCTGCTTAAAGTGGTCACATTCGTTACAGAAGCCTTGCTTCTCTATGTTGGCATAGTGGTCACAGCCTTGGGCTTTACAGCTCTGCTTCATCGTCTCCTTAGGTGCCCCTGCCCTCTCcctgcagctctctctctgcccccgcgTGGCCCGGCACTCTGGACACAGGTCTGTGCAGCCGGGGGAGAAGTTACTGCAGCCATTCCACCTGCACGTGGCCTGGGTCtgggtctgtctgggtctgtcttGTTCTGGTTTAGCAGTTCGCTGCAGATAGAGAAAAACAAAGAGGAAACAAATCATTCTACACTCTGAAACTGTAAAATTGATTTGCAATTCAAGATGTGGTGTAGAGCCACTGGGCCctgtgtgagagggagggagacactcACCATGACCAGCGGAGGGGAGTGGGCACTGGGAGCCCTGGTAGCATTCTGGTTGAACCTGGAGCTCTGCTCGTTAAAGAAGCACTTGTTACAGTAGCCCTCCAGCATGGTATTGCCCATGGCCCTACACCCCGGGCCCTGACAGCGCGAAGCATTCTGGAAGCCTGCCTCCGACGCGTGGCGAGTCTGGATtggagcaggaggaggaagagtcGCTACTGGAGGAGATAAACCCAGAGAAACCACATGTCAAACTCACATATGACCACACACAATATCAACTATTCTTGAGATTCAGGTGAATTTGCAGCTTTTCCAGTTGTGTCTAGTGTAAACATCGAGTTAGTTTCATGTTGTTTCTAAGTATACTGACATAAGTAGACCAAGATAAGACATGACAGCTGTGGCTTTTGATGTGGCCTGATTCCTTTAGATTAAATCTATATATTTTGCTGGGACATGAAAAGAAAAGCATTTCTTGTTAAAATGACTAAGAGCAAGCATCTGGTTAGACTTACGGTGGTTGGTCTGATAATCCATATAGCAGATGGTGCAGAATCCACACTTCTGTTGAGTCCCAAAGAACTGGCATCCCGACCTCTTACAGGGCCGGCCCGAGCACTCAGATTCCCTGGGCGGGGGCTGGGTCCATAACGACCCAGAAGAGGACGCTGCTGCCGGCGGCTGGGGCTCCTCGCCCCGCTCTGTGCCAGTACTCTGGAAGCACGGGGGGCACAGTCCGTTAAATATCCTGAAGGCCTCCTGGTGGCACATGCCGCACCTCCCTGGTGCATTCTGCCGGCTGTTAAAGCAGCGTTCACACAGACCATTGTGCTCCTTGCTGCGGGTGAAAACGCAGCCAGGCATCTTGCACTTCATGGCATGGGTTTCGCTGTAACGGCAGGACGCTGAGCGCGGTGGAGCGACGGAGAGCGGGCTGGATAACACCGCCAGGCAGCCAGGGGGGCTGGGCCGTACTCTACTACTACACCCCGGCTCACAAGCCTGACTACCGCCTTTCGTAGGGGCAGCCTCTATCCTCCCGTTGGGCTGGCCCTGGCGTTTCTCAAAGCACTCGTGGCAGTGTGGCTGGGTGTCCACGGAGACGTAGAAGGTGCACCGTGGTGTGGCACATCGGATCTCGATGAGGGACAGCTGAGACACGGAGAAGGGGGGTGGTCTATGGGGGTGGGGGGCGGCCCACAGTTGGTCCTTGTCCTCCTGCCAGCGCTTGTACTCGTGGTTGACCAACTGGAGGTAGTCCTCCATCAGGTTCATGTCCTCAGGCAGGTTCCCTTCATCCAGCCTGGGAAAGGCAGCACGCAATACACTCAATACTACTGATAGGATAAATATATACCTCTTGGCCAGGCCGACAGGTCGTCAATAATGACAATTGGTTCTCAACTTGACCCACCCCAATAAATAAAGTACTATTATGCCACAAAGACTTTTTAAAAACAGATTTGTATTGTGCTTTTTAAACAGTGCTTTACATCCTGTTCTATATCATTCTCCATGCCTCTAGCGTCGCACCCACCTGGCAGCATTGATGATGCGTGTGGTATCGTAGCCCAGGCCAATGACAGGGATCTCCATCAGCATTAGGTAGTCCTTCAGAAGCCTCTCCTTCTGCGTCTGCTCCTTCTCCATCAAGAAGTGCACGTTGAGCTCCTCGAAGCCCCCGCGGCCCGGGTTGATCAGCGGCACTGCTCGGATCTCTGAGGCACACAGTCATAATGATGATAAACAGTAAGTAGTATATAGCTAGCACCTTTCTGGGACACAATGACACTGTACACCAAAACAGCACAATAAATGACCCAATTTAGTAAGATGTGGAAGATAGGTCACATTCCCCCTCATCCTACAAGCACTTCTCAACACAGTAATCTATCAACGACGGTTACTGTTCACACCTGGGCCACTGTCTTTGGTGGTGATGAGGGGGGCAAAGTGCTGGGAGTCGTAGCCGAGCACTATGGGGTACTTGTAGCACTCCCTTGGAGGCCAGTGCAAAGGCAGGTAGATGCCCCCCACattgaggggagagaaggaggagcagGACCTCATGCTGCGCAGCACCTGGTCTGTAAGGATACAGCCATGAGTTAGTCACTGAACACAATACAGCACACTGACTGCTTCTACTGCTGTAGTAGACAAACCTACAGACACAGCACACTGACTACTTCTACTGCTGTAGTAGACAAACCTACAAAAAGACAGCACACTgactgattctactgctggtgtaGACAAATCTACAGAAAGACCTACAGAAACTGCATATACGTCTGGGTTTGAACTTCTGATGAACTGAGTGATGAGAGGCTCCATTGAGAAAGGCTGTACCTGCGATGACGATGATGGGCCTGCGGAGGATGTTGGAGAGGATAAAGATGTGCATGTCCTCCAGGGAGTCAAACTGCAGCCCGTTGCTGCTAGACACAGGCGAAGCCATCTTGATgatcttctcccattcctcctcccaATTCTGACAGAAGAATAATCAATTACAAACAATTTAGCTGCTTTAAACATCATGATCCTACTAACAGGTGATACTACTAACAGACCTGGGTGATACTACTAACCACCCTTGGTGATACTACCAACAGGTGATACTACTAACAGACCTGGGTGATACTACTGACAGACCTGGGTGATACTACTAACAGACCTGGGTGATACTACTAACACACCTGGGTGATACTACTAACACACCTGGGTGATACTACTAACAGACCTGGGTGAAACTACTAACAGACCTGGGTGATACTACTAACACACCTGGGTGATACTACTAACACACCTGGGTGATACTACTAACAGACCTGGGTGATACTAGTATCAGGTGATACTACTAACAGACCTGGGTGATACTAGTAACAGGTGATACTACTAACAGACCTGGGTGATACTACTAACAGGTGATACTACTAACAGACCTGGGTGATACTACTAACAGGTGATACTACTAACAGACCTGGGTGATACTACTAACCACCCTTGGTGATACTACCAACAGGTGATACTACTAACAGACCTGGGTGATACTACTAACAGACCTGGGTGATACTACTAACAGACCTGGGTGATACTACTAACACACCTGGGTGAAACTACTAACAGACCTGTGTGATACTAGTAACAGGTGATACTACTAACAGACCTGGATGATACTACTAACAGGTGATACTACtaacagacctgggtaatactactAACACACCTGGGTGAAACTACTAACAGACCTGTGTGATACTAGTAACAGGTGATACTACTAACAGACCTGGATGATACTACTAACAGGTGATACTACTAACAGACCTGGGCGATACTACTAATAGACCTGGGTGATACTACTAACAGACCTGGGCGATACTACTAACAGACCTGGGCGATACTACTAATAGACCTGGGCAATACTACTAACAGACATGGGTGATACTACTAACAGGTGATACTACTAACAGACCTGGGTGATACTACTAACAGATGGCACTACTAATATACCTGGGTGATACTACTAACAGACCTGGGCGATACTACTAATAGACCTGGGCAATACTACTAACAGACATGGGTGATACTACTAACAGGTGATACTACTAACAGACCTGGGTGATACTACTAACAGATGACACTACTAATATACCTGGGTGATACTACTAACAGACAATACTACTAAAAGGTGATACCTGGGTCAGAATATGTCAAACACTTTCAAATACTTGGTTTGCACTTGATTTAGTTTGCCTGGTCCCAAAAATGCTAACTCCAAACTAAATCAAGCACACATCTTACTACACTTTCAAGTATTTGACGTTATGTACTTTGGCCCAGGTCTGCTATAGTAACACCATCCTGGTCGTAGAGGAGGTCTGCTATAGTAACACCATCCTGGTCGTAGAGGAGGTCTGCTATAGTAACACCATCCTGGTCGTAGAGGAGGTCTACTATAGTAACACCATCCTGGTTGTAGAGGAGGTCTGCTATAGTAACACCATCCTGGTTGTAGAGGAGGTCTGCTATAGTAACACCATCCTGGTCGTAGAGGAGGTCTGCTATAGTAACACCATCCTGGTCGTAGAGGAGGTCTGCTATTCAAACACCATCCTGGTCGTAGAGGAGGTCTGCTATTCAAACACAATCCTGGTTGTAGAGGAGGTCTGCTATTCAAACACAATCCTGGTCGTAGAGGAGGTCTGCAATAGTAACACCATCCTAATCGTAGAGGAGGTCTGCTATAGTAACACCATCCTGGTCGTAGAGGAGGTCTGCTATAGTAACACCATCCTGGTCGTAGAGGAGGTCTACTATAGTAACACCATCCTGGTTGTAGAGGAGGTCTGCTATAGTAACACCATCCTGGTCCTAGAGGAGGTCTGCTATAGTAACATCATCCTGGTCGTAGAGGAGGTCTGCTATAGTAACACCATCCTGGTCGTAGAGGAGGTCTGCTATAGTAACACCATCCTGGTCGTAGAGGAGGTCTGCTATAGTAACACCATCCTGGTTGTAGAGGAGGTCTGCTATAGTAACACCATCCTGGTTGTAGAGGACGTCTGCTATCGTAACACCATCCTGGTCGTAGAGGAGGTCTGCTATTCAAACACAATCCTGGTCGTAGAGGAGGTCTGCTATTCAAACACAATCCTGGTCGTAGAGGAGGTCTGCTATAGTAACACCATCCTAATCGTAGAGGAGGTCTGCTATAGTAACACCATCCTGGTCGTAGAGGAGGTCTGCTATAGTAACACCATCCTGGTCGTAGAGGAGGTCTGCTATAGTAACACCATCCTGGTCGTAGAGGAGGTCTGCTATTCAAACACAATCCTGGTCCTAGAGGAGGTCTGCTATAGTAACATCATCCTGGTCGTAGAAGAGGTCTGCTATAGTAACACCATCCTGGTCGTAGAGGAGGTCTACTATAGTAACACCATCCTGGTTGTAGAGGACGTCTGCTATCGTAACACCATCCTGGTCGTAGAGGAGGTCTGCTATAGTAACACCATCCTGGTCGTAGAGGAGGTCTGCTATAGTAACACCATCCTGGTCGTAGAGGAGGTCTGCTATAGTAACACCATCCTGGTCGTAGAGGAGGTCTGCTATCGTAACACCATCCTGGTCGTAGAGGAGGTCTGCTATAGTAACACCATCCTGGTCGTAGAGGAGGTCTGCTATTCAAACACAACCCTGGTCGT
Proteins encoded:
- the LOC129863350 gene encoding tumor necrosis factor alpha-induced protein 3-like, translated to MSQGQNFLPKFLFVSNLLKAVKIRERVPNDVVKPAASGGLMHHLRGMHRYTLEMISMSQFPQAFQQVIQAAILDRAMQSSLEQEKKLNWCREVKKMVPLRTNGDGNCLLHAASQYMLGVQDTDLVLRKALHSVLKETETGNFRARFQTELLQSQEFTQTGLHYSTMNWEEEWEKIIKMASPVSSSNGLQFDSLEDMHIFILSNILRRPIIVIADQVLRSMRSCSSFSPLNVGGIYLPLHWPPRECYKYPIVLGYDSQHFAPLITTKDSGPEIRAVPLINPGRGGFEELNVHFLMEKEQTQKERLLKDYLMLMEIPVIGLGYDTTRIINAARLDEGNLPEDMNLMEDYLQLVNHEYKRWQEDKDQLWAAPHPHRPPPFSVSQLSLIEIRCATPRCTFYVSVDTQPHCHECFEKRQGQPNGRIEAAPTKGGSQACEPGCSSRVRPSPPGCLAVLSSPLSVAPPRSASCRYSETHAMKCKMPGCVFTRSKEHNGLCERCFNSRQNAPGRCGMCHQEAFRIFNGLCPPCFQSTGTERGEEPQPPAAASSSGSLWTQPPPRESECSGRPCKRSGCQFFGTQQKCGFCTICYMDYQTNHLATLPPPAPIQTRHASEAGFQNASRCQGPGCRAMGNTMLEGYCNKCFFNEQSSRFNQNATRAPSAHSPPLVMRTAKPEQDRPRQTQTQATCRWNGCSNFSPGCTDLCPECRATRGQRESCRERAGAPKETMKQSCKAQGCDHYANIEKQGFCNECDHFKQVYMG